In the genome of Pseudoalteromonas rubra, one region contains:
- a CDS encoding DUF2145 domain-containing protein: MMNWIQGLCVAAALCASTHTFAGSQNGGRARFEANQIAQFAKQVERYSAQQGAHVFIIGRVGRPEGDLPEGIEFTHVALAVYSELTTTDGEKKQGYAIHNLYQLNDDPGTSQLIVDYPTDFFWSVHDLKAAIAIPTRALQQKLLDAFAQGVPAKVHNPSYSVVANPFNNQKQNCTEHTLNVINAALYNTTDMAQLKVNTRAYFEPQALNVSRFKLALGSLFNDGVDSSDHQGKVKTTTFTSIVRYLNNNQLLAHSTVLTPDGPVDLKYPL; the protein is encoded by the coding sequence ATGATGAACTGGATACAAGGATTGTGCGTGGCCGCAGCTTTATGTGCCAGCACACATACGTTTGCAGGCAGCCAAAACGGTGGCAGAGCCCGCTTTGAAGCTAACCAGATTGCTCAGTTTGCCAAACAGGTTGAGCGCTACAGCGCACAACAAGGCGCGCACGTATTTATTATCGGCCGGGTCGGTCGCCCCGAGGGTGACTTACCAGAGGGCATTGAATTTACTCATGTTGCACTGGCGGTCTACTCCGAACTCACGACCACAGATGGTGAGAAAAAGCAGGGTTATGCCATTCACAATCTATATCAGTTGAACGACGACCCCGGCACCAGCCAGCTGATAGTAGATTACCCGACGGACTTTTTCTGGTCAGTGCATGACCTCAAAGCGGCCATTGCAATACCCACGCGGGCATTGCAACAAAAGTTGCTGGATGCGTTTGCACAGGGAGTACCTGCCAAGGTCCATAATCCGAGCTACTCGGTGGTAGCCAACCCGTTTAATAACCAGAAACAAAATTGCACCGAGCATACGCTGAATGTGATCAATGCTGCTTTATATAACACTACGGATATGGCGCAGCTCAAAGTGAATACGCGGGCCTATTTTGAACCGCAAGCACTGAATGTAAGCCGCTTTAAACTGGCGCTTGGCTCACTCTTTAATGATGGTGTCGACAGCAGTGACCACCAAGGCAAGGTAAAAACCACCACCTTTACCTCTATCGTCCGATATCTGAATAACAATCAGTTGCTGGCGCACAGTACAGTACTGACGCCAGATGGTCCGGTTGATTTGAAATACCCACTTTAG
- a CDS encoding LysE family translocator has protein sequence MIDITLLPLFFTTIFFLVISPGPDLLLLSSYSATKGFRAGAFIALGILLAGLVQTALVAFGLGQVMQTMPLVALIVKLIGAAYLAYLGVKMLLHWYKHRRITPSGSETAPTDSGLNGVELIKRGCFNNLLNPKALLFFSLFLPQFTTAEHGLTAQLIVLGLMLSLFAFGINLLFAAAFSNLAKTIATRAKGIKRWAVHLDGVLGTLFIALSARLALSK, from the coding sequence ATGATCGATATTACTCTGTTACCTCTGTTTTTTACTACTATTTTCTTTTTGGTTATCAGCCCGGGCCCGGACCTGTTGCTGTTATCCAGCTACTCCGCTACAAAGGGGTTCCGTGCCGGTGCCTTTATCGCGCTGGGTATTTTATTGGCAGGTTTGGTACAGACGGCGTTAGTGGCCTTTGGCCTTGGTCAGGTGATGCAGACAATGCCGCTGGTTGCACTCATTGTCAAACTCATTGGTGCGGCCTATCTGGCCTACCTGGGTGTCAAGATGCTCCTTCACTGGTACAAACACCGTCGCATTACTCCTTCTGGAAGCGAAACCGCACCCACAGATAGTGGTTTAAACGGTGTCGAGCTGATCAAGCGAGGATGTTTCAACAATTTACTCAACCCCAAAGCGCTGTTGTTTTTTAGCTTGTTCTTACCTCAATTCACCACAGCAGAGCATGGTCTGACCGCGCAGTTAATTGTACTTGGGCTGATGTTAAGTCTGTTTGCGTTTGGCATTAATCTGTTGTTCGCTGCTGCCTTCAGTAATCTGGCGAAAACTATCGCAACAAGAGCCAAAGGGATAAAGCGCTGGGCTGTACATCTCGATGGCGTACTGGGGACCTTGTTTATTGCGTTATCAGCGCGCCTGGCATTGAGCAAGTGA
- a CDS encoding SPFH domain-containing protein codes for MEFLNNLGPVLTIAGLVITVFFAVILLIGKFYRKVEQGHALIINKMKNEPDVTTTGGIVYPVIHKMEVMDISTKRMVLERRDSSGLICKDNIRADIAITFYIRVNENKEDILRVAKQVGCARASEPETLQELFEAKFSEALKTVGKQMHFEELFTHRNEFRDKIKEVIGQDLSGYTLEDVAIDYLEQTSIHKLDASNILDAEGIRRITEKTAEQNVETNQLKCDEQAKIEIQNQAALEKTLEIERQKEDAMAKQKREIETVQAREEAEAERVKQEERLKSEEARLKADEAIQIAEQNRQREVDIAEQNRLRVLAIEEEKVARSREIEVIEREKETEILRINKEKALEVERKEIADVQRDRVAVEKTVAEEQERIKDVQTLAAAERDKQAIVIRAQAEAEEALVKDIEAAKAQEQAADFKAREMEKMAEAELRIANQQAESKKILAEATQVEAAASGLAEADVIKAKAQANALQGETDAKVLQQKMEAEAHGKRDIGLADAEVQTAMADAMEKQGEAEAINLERRMSAEAKGLEEKLQALNAMDKDARDYEGFTLQLNQQKELTLAQLEANKDIAAHQAQVLAKALNDADINFMGGDGQFFNQFMNAITLGKSIDGLVNESQTMQTVFKDHLNGERNLMDDLKGVLAGANASSETLKNINMSKFFQQLSNTSDAEKQQLLSLLGNSLNGNSAKNTTQE; via the coding sequence TGGAAGTCATGGACATTTCCACCAAGCGCATGGTGTTGGAGCGTCGTGACAGTAGTGGCCTGATCTGTAAAGACAACATCCGTGCCGACATTGCCATTACCTTTTATATCCGCGTGAACGAAAATAAAGAAGACATACTGCGGGTAGCGAAGCAAGTGGGGTGCGCGCGCGCGTCTGAGCCGGAAACGCTGCAAGAGCTGTTTGAAGCTAAGTTTTCTGAGGCTTTAAAAACCGTGGGCAAACAGATGCACTTCGAGGAGCTGTTCACGCACCGCAATGAGTTCCGCGACAAGATCAAAGAAGTGATTGGCCAGGACCTGTCGGGCTATACCTTAGAAGATGTCGCCATCGACTATCTGGAACAAACTTCAATTCATAAGCTGGATGCGAGCAATATTCTTGATGCGGAAGGTATTCGTCGTATCACTGAAAAAACAGCAGAGCAAAATGTTGAAACTAACCAGTTAAAGTGTGACGAGCAGGCAAAAATTGAAATCCAGAATCAGGCGGCGCTGGAGAAAACGCTGGAAATAGAGCGTCAGAAAGAAGACGCCATGGCGAAGCAAAAGCGTGAGATTGAAACCGTTCAGGCACGCGAAGAAGCCGAAGCTGAGCGCGTTAAGCAAGAAGAGCGTCTGAAGTCTGAGGAAGCGCGTCTCAAAGCGGATGAGGCCATTCAGATTGCAGAGCAAAACAGGCAGCGCGAAGTCGATATCGCTGAGCAAAATCGCCTGCGCGTGTTGGCGATTGAAGAAGAAAAAGTGGCTCGTTCACGTGAAATTGAAGTGATTGAGCGTGAAAAAGAAACCGAAATCCTGCGTATTAATAAAGAAAAAGCGCTGGAAGTGGAGCGCAAAGAGATAGCAGATGTGCAACGCGACCGTGTGGCAGTTGAGAAAACTGTGGCGGAAGAGCAGGAGCGCATCAAAGATGTACAAACGCTGGCTGCCGCTGAACGTGATAAGCAGGCTATTGTGATCCGCGCCCAGGCTGAAGCTGAAGAGGCTCTAGTAAAAGACATCGAAGCGGCTAAAGCACAAGAGCAGGCGGCTGACTTTAAAGCCCGTGAAATGGAAAAAATGGCTGAGGCTGAGCTGCGCATTGCGAACCAGCAGGCTGAATCTAAGAAGATCCTGGCAGAAGCAACGCAGGTTGAAGCGGCTGCCTCAGGCTTGGCAGAAGCTGACGTGATCAAGGCCAAAGCACAAGCCAATGCATTACAAGGTGAAACAGACGCCAAAGTACTACAGCAGAAGATGGAAGCAGAAGCGCACGGTAAGCGCGATATTGGTCTGGCAGATGCCGAAGTACAAACTGCCATGGCAGATGCGATGGAGAAACAGGGTGAAGCGGAAGCGATTAACCTTGAGCGCAGAATGTCAGCCGAAGCCAAAGGTCTGGAAGAGAAACTACAGGCTCTGAACGCCATGGATAAAGACGCCCGCGACTACGAAGGCTTCACACTGCAACTGAATCAGCAAAAAGAACTGACACTGGCACAGCTGGAGGCAAACAAAGACATTGCTGCTCATCAGGCACAAGTGCTGGCTAAAGCGCTGAACGATGCAGACATCAACTTCATGGGTGGTGACGGACAGTTCTTTAACCAGTTTATGAACGCCATCACACTGGGCAAATCCATCGATGGCCTGGTCAACGAAAGCCAGACTATGCAGACTGTGTTTAAAGATCACCTCAACGGTGAGCGCAATCTGATGGATGACCTGAAAGGCGTACTGGCGGGGGCAAATGCATCATCAGAGACACTTAAGAACATCAATATGAGCAAGTTTTTCCAGCAGCTGAGCAATACCTCAGACGCTGAAAAACAACAATTGCTTAGCCTGTTGGGCAATTCACTGAACGGTAATTCAGCCAAAAACACAACACAGGAATAA
- the yiaA gene encoding inner membrane protein YiaA translates to MTTPAPYAPSKAFRLASVAALLIGIACYLIGLFNAQMALNEKGYYLIALLYGLFSAVSLQKCIRDRQEQIPTSNIYYLLSLASTLLAIILLVFALWRAELLLSEKGFYGIAFLMSLYAAIAVQKNVRDSQSITETVSSPSTQVYEGEE, encoded by the coding sequence ATGACTACACCAGCCCCTTATGCACCGAGTAAAGCATTCAGACTGGCATCTGTTGCCGCTCTACTGATAGGTATCGCCTGCTACCTGATTGGCCTGTTCAATGCGCAAATGGCCCTGAATGAAAAAGGGTATTATCTGATAGCCCTGCTCTACGGCCTGTTTTCAGCGGTCTCTTTGCAAAAATGCATCCGGGACCGTCAGGAGCAGATCCCGACTTCAAACATTTACTATTTATTAAGCCTGGCTTCCACTTTATTGGCCATCATTCTGCTGGTATTTGCGCTGTGGCGCGCTGAGTTGCTGCTCAGCGAAAAAGGCTTTTATGGTATCGCGTTTTTGATGAGCCTATATGCTGCTATTGCCGTTCAGAAGAACGTCCGGGATAGCCAGAGCATCACTGAAACAGTCTCCTCACCCAGCACACAAGTATATGAAGGCGAGGAGTGA
- a CDS encoding DNA repair ATPase: MTEPTSQDTESHSALEQGSYQLIKRRLSNFGSELRTQVDTLNDQRVDAFGSTELKVQGRARVRTEHNCIPRDIVLIGDKLIFAYNVFMGLKQSTHVSDVFSVQKLVLQDDHYEVEPYPSETKFLTDARFLRDFEELYTYYKETRLQHLFVQGGKLFALFQIGDRLSDVRVFRWQIAADNTLDYIDNRGERDISEHSGFDFEWTRTDRAQHEEGRHPHINVLDKVFVETVGGDLTIKIENNTETGEGIYSEPVEDSNQSLADCELDYAQVGELILLRVQPYREKQWRYFVYNCRTQQVLRQDAIGQACVQLPEDHGIIFPGGYYLQSGQTRYFEEKIDDLEFHRQLKSPNGEDVLYVFYEPAEGRYALFAYNIIEKNLQNPIYCHGYGIYEDGLTLTFKAEQEEAERVHPIQIWQSPFCSAEFAANAPTPTSVFGRIGNPDLVRAISDLYSVCKAISEQNPSVFHYEDLISHTRGILDRYHWLAEADFSTINTQLHDIFETSEQVLDEFEKVSQIQQSARQAEVDIEQESHQVLREVRPDSFKQASEFVASLDALKLLKGKVISLEEVKYINLDVLNTIQNNIDEQTRVLSHATATFLQQDKALAPYHEQLQEINEKSEQSDSVTELKGYLGSLETLGDELDLLNHTMLDLEIEDSRVRTQILEDVSAVYALVNRAKAAVEIRRKSLGSVEAKAEFAARFKLFSQSITSALSAAKTPEQCDEQLSRLLIQLEELESQFSEYDEFLGEILAKRDDVYESFEAHKQQLIDERQRRALNLATAAERILQGVSRRTQNFTELDQINGYFASDPMISKLRSLTQELKELGDEVKADDIAAKLKASKDQGIRSLRDKQDIYSDGGKTVKIGKHGFSVNKQVLDLTLLPRDDELMLHLTGTEYFDVIPDPQARSQLAEAADYWTQTLPSERPEIYRGEFLAAQILRAAQRGESDLSMEQLLRALQEESLLSVVQAFAEPRYQEGYEKGIHDFDATQILTLLLKQKSALGLLIYPASCRVMAQLFVSTLDEAQLQPLQQQATQAQLMATTLNDPRFNQLLIGELSELISSFAEQLGDYTASLAQYSAPLSAEYLIQVLARSKGLPQFELQSGARKLAEQFQSMAKAKGFWQTLQATFAELNTLSDKCRLASGWLSAYGEQHGASREGQIEAANYLLLADHKGLSYQVQDVQAQTQVSGLMGQHSRIEEQTLALDYAEFLARTSAYIDQALPAYQGYQQLKADVLQAQKARLQLEEFKPRPLSSFVRNQLIDKVYFPIIGDNLAKQIGASGSAKRTDLMGMLLLISPPGYGKTTLIEYVANRLGLTFVKVNCPSIGHDQVSLDPSQAINATAAKEIDKINQSFEMGNNVMLYLDDIQHTNPEFLQKFISLCDGSRRIDGVWNGKSKTYDLRGKKFAVVMAGNPYTESGESFKIPDMLANRADIYNLGDTLAGCEQEFAMSFVENALTSNAVLAPLANRNMADLYKLVRIAQGEDISLNELEYGYSQAQANEISAVLQKLLVIRETVLKVNAQYIASAAQDDNYRTEPPFKLQGSYRNMNKMAEKVVAAMNQEELENLIQDHYRGEAQTLSKGSEENLLKLGELRDTLTAEENERWAQIKADYARLNRANDAGSPALLAVEQLAEVSGALSQIASRLDKQQLSHNYSEQFEGLRAVLGEQGVTAQLQQLTRQAEQPAILKVLEQLAEQNQAHNQQFPHWLDTITTAINSAAQSSETAARKGQAELKEVLEVLVAYQQSGQSELVQALSEAVSQAMASSDQLAANNLATLKSALDSVLRQQQTNQTAQAQAVSKALAQSVAGLEHHQSSLDKVLASLLSQQESQQAKQSDAQQALISELTTQLARIQSANVQVDNYSDDASAQALAAITELLGQMQQASQRGSDTQLREQLTRIIDKLENLQLAPSEGNEPRGENPYML; encoded by the coding sequence ATGACGGAACCAACAAGTCAGGATACTGAGTCACACAGTGCACTGGAGCAGGGCTCCTATCAGCTAATAAAGCGCCGCTTGAGCAATTTTGGCAGCGAGCTGCGCACTCAGGTTGATACACTCAATGATCAGCGCGTTGACGCCTTTGGCAGCACTGAGCTGAAAGTACAAGGTCGCGCCCGGGTTAGAACTGAGCACAATTGCATTCCCAGAGACATAGTACTGATCGGCGATAAGTTGATCTTTGCATACAACGTCTTTATGGGACTGAAGCAAAGTACGCACGTCAGTGATGTATTCAGCGTACAAAAGCTGGTGTTACAGGATGACCACTATGAAGTGGAGCCGTATCCGTCAGAGACCAAGTTTCTGACCGACGCCCGCTTTTTGCGGGACTTTGAAGAGCTTTATACCTATTACAAAGAAACCCGTTTGCAACATCTGTTTGTGCAGGGCGGCAAGCTGTTTGCGCTGTTCCAGATTGGTGATCGGCTGAGTGATGTCAGGGTATTCCGCTGGCAAATTGCCGCGGATAACACGCTGGACTACATAGATAACCGTGGTGAACGAGATATCTCAGAGCACAGCGGCTTTGATTTTGAATGGACCAGGACAGATCGTGCCCAGCATGAGGAAGGCCGACACCCGCACATTAATGTGCTCGACAAAGTGTTTGTCGAAACTGTTGGTGGCGACCTGACCATAAAGATTGAAAACAACACTGAGACTGGCGAAGGCATTTATAGTGAGCCGGTAGAAGACAGTAACCAGTCATTGGCAGACTGTGAGTTGGATTACGCGCAGGTCGGTGAGCTGATCCTGCTCAGGGTTCAGCCTTATCGCGAAAAGCAGTGGCGTTACTTTGTCTACAATTGTCGCACTCAGCAGGTGCTCAGACAGGATGCCATTGGTCAGGCTTGTGTGCAGCTGCCTGAAGACCACGGCATTATTTTCCCGGGTGGCTATTATCTGCAATCCGGTCAGACGCGCTATTTTGAAGAAAAAATAGATGATTTGGAGTTTCATCGTCAGCTAAAATCGCCAAACGGTGAAGACGTGCTGTATGTGTTTTACGAGCCTGCCGAAGGCCGTTATGCGCTGTTTGCTTACAATATCATCGAAAAGAACCTGCAAAACCCCATTTATTGTCATGGTTATGGCATTTATGAAGATGGTTTAACGCTGACCTTTAAAGCAGAGCAGGAAGAAGCCGAGCGGGTTCACCCTATTCAGATCTGGCAAAGCCCCTTTTGTTCGGCAGAGTTTGCTGCTAATGCACCCACACCGACCAGTGTATTCGGCCGCATAGGCAATCCGGACCTGGTCAGAGCCATCTCTGATCTTTATAGCGTCTGTAAGGCCATCAGTGAGCAAAACCCCAGTGTGTTTCATTATGAAGATCTGATCTCTCATACCCGGGGGATACTGGATCGCTATCACTGGCTCGCGGAAGCTGATTTCAGCACCATTAATACGCAACTGCATGACATCTTTGAAACTTCCGAGCAGGTGCTGGATGAGTTTGAAAAGGTCAGCCAAATTCAGCAAAGTGCCCGACAGGCGGAAGTCGATATTGAGCAGGAAAGCCATCAGGTATTGCGTGAAGTGCGCCCCGACAGTTTTAAACAGGCCAGTGAATTTGTCGCCAGCCTGGATGCGCTGAAACTGCTCAAAGGGAAAGTGATCAGCCTGGAAGAAGTGAAATACATCAACCTTGATGTGCTCAATACTATCCAAAACAATATTGATGAGCAGACCCGGGTACTCAGCCATGCCACGGCGACCTTCTTACAGCAGGATAAAGCCCTGGCGCCTTATCATGAGCAGCTCCAGGAAATTAACGAGAAAAGTGAGCAAAGCGACAGTGTCACGGAACTTAAAGGCTACCTCGGTTCACTTGAAACACTGGGTGATGAGCTGGACCTGCTAAACCACACAATGCTGGACCTGGAAATTGAAGATAGCCGGGTCAGGACGCAGATCCTAGAAGATGTGAGCGCCGTCTATGCGCTGGTTAACCGGGCTAAGGCGGCCGTTGAGATACGCCGCAAAAGTCTCGGCAGTGTTGAGGCCAAGGCGGAGTTTGCCGCGCGCTTTAAACTGTTCAGTCAGAGTATCACCAGTGCGCTGAGCGCAGCTAAAACCCCTGAGCAATGTGATGAGCAGTTGTCGCGATTGCTGATCCAGCTTGAGGAGCTGGAGTCTCAGTTTAGTGAGTATGATGAATTTCTGGGTGAGATACTGGCCAAACGAGACGACGTTTACGAAAGTTTTGAAGCGCATAAACAGCAGCTGATTGACGAGCGTCAGCGCCGGGCACTGAATCTAGCCACCGCTGCAGAGCGGATTTTACAGGGCGTGAGCCGACGCACTCAGAATTTTACTGAGCTGGATCAGATCAACGGTTATTTTGCTTCTGACCCTATGATCAGCAAGCTACGTAGCCTGACCCAGGAGCTGAAGGAACTTGGCGATGAAGTCAAAGCCGATGACATCGCTGCTAAGCTCAAGGCCAGCAAAGATCAGGGGATCCGTTCACTCAGAGACAAGCAGGATATCTATAGCGACGGTGGTAAAACGGTCAAAATTGGCAAGCATGGCTTTAGCGTGAACAAGCAGGTGCTAGATCTGACGCTCTTGCCTCGCGATGATGAGCTAATGCTGCACCTGACCGGGACTGAGTACTTTGATGTGATCCCTGACCCGCAAGCCCGCTCACAGCTAGCAGAGGCGGCTGACTACTGGACACAGACCTTACCCTCCGAACGACCAGAGATTTATCGCGGCGAGTTTTTGGCCGCCCAGATCCTGCGAGCGGCGCAACGGGGTGAGTCTGACTTGTCGATGGAGCAGCTACTGCGTGCTTTGCAGGAGGAGTCATTGCTGAGTGTAGTCCAGGCATTTGCTGAGCCCAGATATCAGGAAGGCTATGAAAAAGGGATCCATGACTTTGACGCCACTCAGATCCTGACCTTGCTATTGAAACAAAAAAGTGCGCTTGGATTATTGATTTATCCGGCCAGCTGCCGGGTTATGGCCCAGCTGTTTGTCTCGACACTGGATGAGGCACAGTTACAGCCATTGCAACAACAAGCAACGCAGGCGCAACTGATGGCCACTACGCTCAATGATCCGCGCTTTAATCAGCTGTTAATTGGTGAGCTGAGTGAGCTGATAAGCAGTTTTGCGGAGCAACTGGGCGATTATACAGCAAGTCTGGCGCAGTATTCTGCTCCGCTGAGCGCTGAATACCTCATTCAGGTGCTAGCCCGCAGTAAAGGTCTGCCACAGTTTGAACTGCAATCAGGAGCACGCAAGCTGGCTGAGCAGTTTCAGAGCATGGCCAAGGCCAAAGGTTTCTGGCAGACACTGCAAGCTACTTTTGCTGAACTAAATACTTTGTCTGATAAGTGCCGCCTGGCATCGGGCTGGCTGAGCGCTTATGGTGAACAACATGGTGCTAGTCGTGAAGGTCAGATTGAAGCGGCGAATTACCTGTTGCTTGCGGATCACAAAGGACTCAGTTATCAGGTGCAGGATGTCCAGGCGCAGACGCAGGTATCCGGGCTGATGGGGCAGCATTCGCGTATTGAAGAGCAGACTCTGGCATTAGATTATGCTGAGTTTTTGGCTCGCACCAGTGCGTATATTGACCAGGCTTTGCCCGCTTATCAGGGTTATCAGCAGCTGAAGGCCGATGTTTTGCAAGCGCAAAAAGCACGCCTGCAACTGGAGGAATTTAAACCCAGACCGCTGAGTTCATTTGTGCGCAACCAGCTCATTGATAAAGTGTATTTTCCAATCATCGGGGATAACCTGGCCAAGCAAATCGGCGCTTCAGGTAGTGCTAAGCGCACCGATTTAATGGGCATGTTATTACTGATCTCGCCACCGGGATACGGTAAAACCACTTTGATTGAGTATGTGGCAAACCGCCTTGGACTGACTTTTGTTAAGGTCAACTGCCCGTCTATTGGTCACGATCAGGTTTCTTTGGATCCGTCTCAGGCGATTAATGCGACGGCTGCCAAAGAGATAGATAAGATCAACCAGAGCTTTGAAATGGGCAACAACGTAATGCTCTATCTGGATGACATTCAGCATACCAATCCGGAATTTTTGCAGAAGTTTATTTCGCTGTGTGATGGCTCACGACGGATTGACGGGGTCTGGAATGGCAAGAGTAAAACCTACGACCTGCGCGGTAAAAAGTTTGCGGTGGTCATGGCCGGTAACCCGTATACCGAATCGGGTGAAAGTTTTAAGATCCCGGATATGCTGGCGAACCGGGCAGACATTTACAACCTGGGGGATACACTGGCCGGGTGTGAGCAAGAGTTTGCCATGAGTTTTGTTGAAAATGCGCTGACATCCAATGCGGTGCTTGCACCACTGGCAAACCGTAATATGGCTGACTTGTATAAGCTGGTGCGTATTGCTCAGGGAGAAGACATTTCGCTTAACGAGCTGGAATATGGCTATTCTCAGGCACAGGCCAATGAGATCAGTGCAGTACTTCAGAAACTGCTGGTGATCCGCGAAACCGTACTCAAAGTGAATGCTCAGTATATTGCCTCGGCTGCACAGGATGATAACTATCGCACCGAGCCGCCATTTAAGTTGCAGGGCAGTTACCGCAACATGAACAAGATGGCGGAAAAGGTCGTTGCCGCTATGAATCAGGAGGAGCTCGAAAACCTGATCCAGGACCACTACCGGGGTGAAGCGCAAACACTGAGTAAGGGCAGTGAAGAAAACCTGCTTAAACTGGGTGAGTTGCGAGACACGCTCACAGCTGAGGAAAATGAGCGTTGGGCTCAGATTAAGGCGGACTATGCACGACTTAATCGCGCCAATGATGCGGGAAGTCCGGCTTTGCTGGCGGTTGAGCAACTGGCTGAGGTCAGTGGTGCGTTATCACAGATAGCCTCACGTCTAGACAAACAGCAACTGAGTCACAACTACAGTGAGCAGTTTGAAGGGTTGCGTGCTGTACTGGGGGAGCAGGGCGTGACAGCACAACTGCAACAATTGACTCGACAAGCCGAGCAGCCTGCCATCCTTAAAGTGCTAGAGCAACTTGCTGAACAAAACCAGGCGCATAACCAGCAATTCCCGCACTGGCTGGACACCATAACGACGGCAATAAATTCGGCTGCGCAGAGCAGTGAAACGGCGGCACGTAAGGGTCAGGCAGAACTCAAAGAGGTACTGGAAGTGCTGGTGGCTTATCAGCAGTCAGGGCAAAGCGAATTGGTGCAGGCACTGAGCGAGGCTGTCAGTCAGGCGATGGCCAGCAGTGATCAGCTTGCTGCCAATAATCTGGCAACGCTTAAGTCAGCATTGGACTCTGTGCTCAGACAGCAGCAAACCAATCAGACAGCTCAGGCTCAGGCAGTATCCAAAGCACTGGCTCAATCCGTTGCAGGATTAGAGCATCATCAGAGCTCGCTGGATAAGGTGTTGGCGTCACTGCTCAGCCAGCAGGAATCTCAACAGGCGAAGCAAAGTGATGCTCAGCAAGCTTTGATTAGCGAATTGACGACACAACTGGCACGTATTCAGTCGGCCAATGTGCAGGTAGATAACTACAGTGATGATGCCAGTGCCCAGGCATTAGCTGCAATAACTGAGTTACTTGGCCAAATGCAGCAGGCGTCACAACGGGGAAGTGACACTCAGTTGCGTGAGCAACTTACTAGGATTATCGACAAGCTTGAAAATTTGCAGTTGGCACCGTCGGAAGGTAATGAACCGAGAGGAGAGAATCCTTATATGCTATAA
- a CDS encoding helix-turn-helix domain-containing protein, protein MSQIPMITSTLKQLLKQHKLTYKEVANALDMSEANVKRVFASEQFSLQRLEQICDLMQLSLADLFALGEQKQSLVSQLTQAQEQELMENPKLFLVAVCVRDGWQFEDIISHYQVDELECIRLLARLDSLNIIQLLPNNRYKSLVAQDFRWIPGGPLERFIEQQVLTRFLQGDFNREDSFRFYLRGSYSDATISLVRRRLELLTKEVAQLNQQDARLPLDKRQSVGLFLAMRPWQLGLFNDLRREEAP, encoded by the coding sequence TTGAGCCAAATCCCAATGATAACCTCAACGCTTAAACAGTTGTTGAAGCAACATAAACTGACCTATAAGGAGGTCGCTAACGCACTGGATATGAGCGAGGCCAATGTTAAACGGGTCTTTGCCAGTGAGCAGTTCAGCTTACAGCGGCTAGAGCAGATCTGTGATCTGATGCAGTTGTCTTTGGCAGACTTGTTTGCGTTGGGAGAACAAAAGCAGTCTCTGGTCAGTCAGCTTACCCAGGCTCAGGAGCAGGAGCTGATGGAGAATCCCAAGCTGTTTTTAGTGGCTGTGTGCGTACGTGACGGCTGGCAATTTGAAGACATTATCTCTCATTATCAAGTTGATGAACTGGAGTGCATTCGTTTACTGGCACGGTTAGATAGTCTGAACATTATCCAGTTGCTTCCCAACAATCGCTATAAATCTCTGGTAGCGCAAGACTTTCGCTGGATCCCCGGAGGCCCGCTCGAGCGCTTTATCGAACAGCAGGTTCTGACCAGGTTTTTACAGGGTGACTTCAACCGGGAAGACAGCTTTCGGTTTTATCTACGTGGTAGTTATAGCGATGCCACTATCAGTCTGGTGCGACGCAGACTGGAGCTGTTGACTAAAGAGGTTGCTCAGCTGAATCAGCAAGATGCTCGTCTGCCTTTGGATAAACGACAGAGTGTGGGGTTGTTTTTAGCAATGCGGCCATGGCAGTTAGGTTTGTTTAATGATCTCAGACGCGAAGAGGCGCCATAG